In the genome of Drosophila yakuba strain Tai18E2 chromosome 3R, Prin_Dyak_Tai18E2_2.1, whole genome shotgun sequence, one region contains:
- the LOC26536260 gene encoding uncharacterized protein LOC26536260 — protein MLHRQITLKVFSLFILMGRSVVSPLSQPCGENEERACLLCTEPKCSHPYIEEPLCVFIKRCRLGCGCKFGYIRHDLDYRCISVLECKMPVRQLSVPIF, from the exons ATGTTGCATCGGCAAATAACTTTGAAGGTTTTTTCTCTATTTATTCTGATGGGTCGTTCCGTAGTTTCCCCGTTAAGTCAAC CCTGCGGGGAAAACGAGGAGCGAGCCTGCTTACTCTGCACTGAGCCCAAATGTTCGCATCCCTACATCGAAGAGCCCCTTTGCGTTTTCATAAAAAGGTGTCGACTTGGATGTGGCTGCAAGTTTGGATATATTCGCCATGATCTCGATTACCGATGCATTTCCGTCCTGGAGTGCAAAATGCCAGTGCGCCAGCTTAGCGTTcccattttttaa
- the LOC6539944 gene encoding uncharacterized protein LOC6539944, whose product MNWATIIIAIILLLPASQQSSQGLERKVLSYNPTYDFWFFVPTGRPKVVTQNVQNAYWAARTKGGVCFTDLWFYCATGIKIEE is encoded by the exons ATGAACTGGGCTACAATAATAATTGCAATtatcctgctgctgccagccagccagcaaag CTCGCAAGGCTTGGAACGCAAAGTTCTGTCGTACAATCCCACATACGATTTCTGGTTTTTCGTGCCAACTGGCAGACCCAAGGTGGTTACTCAGAATGTACAGAATGCATATTGGGCTGCCCGGACAAAAGGAGGTGTTTGCTTCACAGATCTTTGGTTCTACTGCGCCACTGGCATAAAAATAGAGGAGTAA